One Caretta caretta isolate rCarCar2 chromosome 6, rCarCar1.hap1, whole genome shotgun sequence genomic region harbors:
- the LOC125629846 gene encoding olfactory receptor 5AR1-like — protein sequence MQIIKEMEEGNHSEVTEFILSGMTDCPELQVPLFMVFLLIYGITLVGNGGMILLITIDPRLHTPMYFFVRNLSFCDLFVSFIISPKMLLNFLAERKSISYMACAVQMYLSILFADVECLLLAVMAYDRYVAICNPLLYTVTMSRQLCKELVAGVYAVGVVDSMIHTCCTFQLSFCSSNIINHFFCDILPLLALSCSDTRINEIVMFALTSCITGSSCMTVLLSYVYIIFAILQIRSAEGRRKAFSTCSFHLTAVVLFFGTLLFMYLRPTSSYSMDIDKVASVFYTLVIPMLNPLIYSLRNKEVKDALRKAMNKLLTNF from the exons ATGCAAATAATTA aggagatggaagagggaaATCACTCGGAGGTGACTGAGTTCATTCTCTCAGGAATGACAGATTGTCCGGAGCTACAGGTCCCCCTGTTTATGGTGTTCCTACTGATTTATGGTATCAccctggtggggaatggggggatgaTCTTGTTAATCACAATTGATCCCCgactccacacccccatgtatTTTTTCGTCAggaatttgtctttctgtgacctctTTGTTTCCTTCATAATTTCCCCTAAGATGCTGCTGAATTTCTTAGCCGAGAGGAAAAGCATTTCTTAcatggcctgtgctgtgcaaatGTATCTCTCTATCCTTTTTGCAGATGTTGAGTGCCTCTTGCTAGCTGTGATGGCGTATGaccgttatgtggccatctgtaacccGCTGCTCTATACGGTCACCATGTCCAGGCAGCTTTGTAAAgagctggtggctggggtgtacgctgtgggggtggtggattCAATGATACACACATGTTGTACatttcagctgtcattctgcagctccaacatcatcaatcatttcttctgtgataTCCTCCCACTGTTGGCGCTCTCCTGCTCTGACACCAGAATCAATGAGATTGTGATGTTTGCTTTGACAAGCTGCATTACAGGGAGCAGCTGTATGACTGTCCTCCTCTCCTATGTCTATATCATCTTTGCCATCCTGCAGATCCGCTCTGCTGAGGGCCGgcgcaaagccttctccacctgcagttTCCACTTGACcgctgtggttttgttttttggcaccCTCCTCTTCATGTATTTACGTCCCACCTCCAGCTATTCCATGGACATAGACAAAGTGGCCTCAGTGTTTTACACGCTGGTGATCCCCATGTTGaatcccctcatctacagcctgaggaacaaggaggtgAAGGACGCCCTGAGGAAAGCAATGAATAAACTGCTAACCAATTTTTGA